A stretch of bacterium DNA encodes these proteins:
- a CDS encoding glycosyltransferase family 39 protein, producing MDKTGTLRFRHAWLWFLILGLLAVLYLPSLEFDLFADDFGFYGHKEIGRSFVGYFFKGERPSLSAEESTFFRPLADYVWALKFALFGTRIDYYHAVAVLVHLINTVLVFVFARRLLGLDRVWSQCASLLFAVFWFNFEAVAWLSANDTAICTAFLLSAILFSVRYVRQGGIGALFALSLSMVLAIASKEFALIMPLVLVLIWFLPFERPKEGARRRGLIVVAVSAVLVTGYMVLRLALGFRTMIEQNTLNLLRNARDMLTVLWSPVKYNLVGDICVLFLISCLLVTKTRVLALLVLVLLGPAFFQGSQIRYGYPASVALGVMLVLVLKKFEEMPRSRITLLQIGLLIALAVGALYAFVMQGGQSVPFVLGGLVLAIALLLVAWRRGRLRASSVPALMLLALIAAGHFGLAMDFPWPCRLGGKARSLAESLVRQLPEGNAPLTMVATKPELVKNGVPVPVGYVRIFAVLLSGRELRFAPIDEMLDNIAECPDTRLDEHVIVIGQTDEKIASRDDIRALLRARQAFYLMPPPDMLSFAFNGPADQSGRRFAACDVDHKAVGCLEMRDNPVDTVAYDLISVMFTQPTRLPSQFAWLEWYQRGKQSPLGRAVKEIEAGQAAFMLRRRLDWLAAREVTRITTGLVGEDGIPFLGAISIRTQPVVRRRPPVESGLSPPKPAVDLQSLKRTGALPNDN from the coding sequence TTGGACAAGACGGGAACCCTCAGGTTTCGCCACGCCTGGTTGTGGTTCTTGATACTTGGATTGCTCGCCGTCCTTTATTTGCCATCTCTTGAGTTCGATCTTTTTGCTGACGACTTCGGCTTTTATGGGCACAAGGAGATCGGCCGGAGTTTCGTCGGTTATTTCTTTAAGGGCGAGCGACCATCGCTGAGTGCGGAGGAATCCACCTTCTTTCGCCCGCTTGCCGATTATGTCTGGGCTCTCAAATTCGCTCTGTTTGGGACACGAATCGATTATTACCACGCCGTGGCGGTCCTCGTTCACTTGATCAACACTGTCCTCGTTTTCGTCTTTGCGCGGAGACTGCTAGGCCTTGACCGCGTGTGGTCCCAGTGCGCCTCGCTCCTGTTTGCGGTCTTTTGGTTCAACTTCGAGGCGGTGGCCTGGCTCTCGGCCAATGATACTGCCATCTGCACCGCATTTCTCCTGTCAGCTATTCTGTTTTCGGTCAGGTACGTGCGTCAAGGCGGCATTGGCGCGCTGTTTGCCCTGTCTCTCTCTATGGTCCTTGCCATAGCCAGCAAGGAGTTTGCATTGATCATGCCTCTCGTGCTGGTGCTTATCTGGTTCCTCCCCTTCGAGAGGCCCAAAGAAGGAGCGAGAAGAAGGGGCCTGATTGTGGTGGCGGTCTCAGCTGTCCTGGTTACTGGCTATATGGTGCTGAGGCTTGCGCTGGGATTTAGGACTATGATCGAGCAAAACACACTTAACCTGCTGAGGAACGCCCGGGACATGCTAACAGTTCTCTGGTCTCCGGTCAAATACAATCTCGTTGGGGATATTTGTGTATTATTCCTTATATCATGTCTGTTAGTAACTAAAACCCGAGTCCTGGCGCTGCTGGTCTTGGTCCTGCTGGGGCCAGCCTTTTTCCAGGGGTCGCAGATAAGGTATGGCTATCCGGCCAGCGTCGCACTCGGGGTTATGCTGGTATTGGTACTAAAGAAGTTCGAGGAGATGCCCCGCTCCAGAATCACTTTACTCCAAATCGGGCTACTCATAGCACTGGCGGTCGGTGCGCTCTACGCGTTCGTGATGCAGGGCGGCCAGAGCGTTCCGTTCGTGCTGGGGGGACTTGTGCTAGCAATCGCTTTACTATTGGTTGCCTGGAGAAGAGGGCGGCTCAGGGCCTCAAGCGTTCCGGCCCTTATGCTGCTGGCCCTCATTGCGGCCGGCCATTTCGGTCTGGCAATGGACTTTCCCTGGCCGTGTAGATTGGGCGGAAAGGCCAGAAGCCTGGCTGAGAGTCTAGTGCGTCAGTTGCCCGAGGGAAACGCGCCGCTCACCATGGTTGCAACCAAGCCCGAACTCGTCAAGAATGGCGTGCCAGTCCCTGTTGGATACGTTCGGATCTTCGCTGTGCTCCTCTCCGGCCGAGAGCTTCGCTTCGCTCCGATTGATGAGATGCTTGACAACATCGCCGAATGCCCTGACACCAGGCTGGATGAGCACGTTATTGTAATAGGCCAGACCGATGAGAAGATCGCTAGCCGTGATGACATCAGGGCGCTCCTTAGGGCGCGGCAAGCCTTTTACCTGATGCCGCCGCCGGACATGCTGTCCTTCGCATTCAACGGTCCGGCCGACCAATCGGGGCGGAGGTTTGCGGCCTGCGACGTCGATCACAAAGCTGTTGGGTGCCTAGAAATGAGAGACAACCCGGTGGACACGGTTGCCTATGACCTCATCTCCGTCATGTTCACCCAGCCGACCCGCTTGCCGTCGCAGTTCGCCTGGCTCGAGTGGTATCAACGTGGCAAACAAAGCCCTCTGGGCAGGGCTGTGAAAGAGATTGAGGCCGGACAGGCGGCGTTTATGCTGCGACGCCGACTCGACTGGCTCGCTGCGCGAGAAGTCACCAGGATCACGACAGGTCTCGTGGGTGAAGACGGGATTCCCTTCCTCGGCGCGATCTCCATTCGCACGCAGCCGGTCGTGCGCAGGCGACCGCCCGTAGAATCAGGTCTGTCTCCCCCGAAGCCCGCTGTTGACTTGCAGAGCCTGAAGCGGACCGGCGCTCTCCCGAACGACAACTAA